Below is a genomic region from Methanobacterium sp..
AGGCTCAGCAAGAGTGCTGATCAGCGCATTTGTATGGTCGTGATCTATTATCACTTTATTGTCTTGAACACTATGGGGAACACCTATAACTTCTAAAATCCTCTTAGAAGGTTCCATATCTAATATTAAGCCATTTTCTATGGAAGACTCATCATAATTTTTATACAACCAGCTTCGGAGCGCATTTAAATCAAAACAGGAAACATCGTGGTAAAAATAAGTGTATTCTGGATGCAGTGGAACATTGTATTTTCTTGACAGTTCAAATGCCTCTTCCGAACTAATATCGTTAATCGTTTCCAGGCTTAAATCAGGCCCAGTATCTTCCGAATACTCCCCCGATTCTTGGACCGTTTTAACCCACCACTCTTCACACCATGCAGATGGTAACAGCACATGGTTATTCCTTAAAAATTCACCAAATGCTACAAGTATATCCCCTAAAAACAGGATTTCTGTTACATCCTTTCTAATTTCCTTCGCCTGCGCTACGGATTCAACTTTAATGACATCCCCATTTCTTAATTTGACAATTGGACCGTCTATGGTATCACATGGGACAACGCACATTCCTTTACCTGGCCTTTCAATCTTCATCTGGGTCCCAACCGCCAGGAATTCTACAATTTCCATGGTTAATGGGCTGATACCCATTGCAGCCAGTCCTGAATTTCTTGAACGCCCATATCTTAATCTAAAACCACCTTTTGCCATAGGATATGATAAAACAGGTCTTCCACCAATAATATCCCTCATATATTTATCATTTACCTTAGGAGCACCTTCATCTTCATCATCCGACTTGGTATTTCCTTTTGAAAACTTATCCAGCCAGTCCCAACCGTCTATTTTCAATTTACTGGCATATTTCATGACTTTTGGAGCTTTTTGTATAACTCCTTCAGCTATCGCAAGGAGAGCTCCTCCCCTAATACTGTTGGTTTCAACACGCTCTAAATCACGGTGCGAAACTTCTATCTGGTCTGTAGCTTCTCCAGTTACTTCTACAGGGATACTTTTAACTGCAAGCCTTACTTCATCAGGGGTCGGTGAATACTGGAGATTAGTAACTTCCGATTCATAAAGCTCAACTTCTTCCACGTACCTTTCAATTTCCATGTCTGTAGGTTTGTAAACGTCGAGCCCTGCGGAAAGTCTTATATACTCTCCAATTAGAACTGCCATTGCTGCTGCAGTTCCCCCAGCGCTTCTTATAGGTCCTGCAAAATAAACTGCAAAATACCATGTACTATCGAAGTTCTGTTTAATTTTAACCTTTGCGATTCCCTCCAGAGGTGCAGCAACTACCCCTTCAGTTAAGATAGCAAGGGCAGTACGCAGTGCCTGGTCAGCTTTCAGTTCTTTAACTTCAATTGGGTCTTCCTTACCTTCCTCATCAGGCGTTATTACAATTTCTCTTGCTACTTGAAATGCCACTTCTTCCCTTGATGACCATTCCTTTTCTAATTCTTTAATCCTTTTTGCAACGCCTTTCGGGCCAACTAACCCTTCTACTCGCTCTGCTAAATCCTTTGCAAGAGGTATCTCCGGCTCCATTTCCATGTCATGACCTTTAAGCCGTGCCTTTCTAGCTATAGCATACAATTTTTCCGTTTCCTCTTCTAAAGTCTCGAAATACCCCATATTGCTCCCTTACCATACTAAAAGTATATTTTATATGAAAATTATTCACCACATTTAAATGCAGTATGTAATTATTTAAGATCAACTTCGTTTAATCATAAAAAATAAAAATGCGATCTTGCTTATTCTTATGGGTTTGAATAGATAATAAAGCTTACTGTAGGGCCCTTATAAATTCCCAAATTGTGTATATCTCCTTTTAAATAGAGATCACATTATGAAAAATTAATAGTCATTGGCACAACAAATCAAAGTATATAATGCTGACAAGATAAGGTTCTGTTAGATTAAAAAAGTGTAAAAAGCAGTTATATTCACATCAACATATATTCTACAGATAACACATTATTATATGTTGTTGGCAATGAAATAGTACTCAAAATGCAGCTAAAACAAATATTAAATTTAAATAGATAGTTATTTAACAATTTATTATATTATTAATTGCTATAAATTATAGAATTTTCCTGAAATTTAAAGAGCACATCAACCGAGATACTTCAAAAAATAGAATATTAAATTGCCATACTAATAAAACATTATTATAAAGTTTAGTACTGTTTACAACAATAATAGATACAATATTAATGCATAAGCCGTTATAATGCTCGGTTAATTTCACATTACTTGACTTTAAGATATTACAAAAATAATAAACCAGTGAAAATATTCAATTCAATCCATAAATTTGTTATAATTAGTTTTAAGTTATGATTTAAATAAACTATTTAATAAGTTATTAATGTCTAAAAAATACTTTTTACTATTTATACCCCTTATTTCTAGAGTTTTTACTAAATCTGGAGGCATATTCAAACTACTTTCAGTCATTGATTTTATTAAAATCGCCATTTCTATAATCTGTATCTTTTTATCAACTGAACCGTCTTCAATACCTGTTTTAATTGAATTAATTAAAAGTATAAGAATATCCTTTCGAATTTCCATGATTTGCCTCTCATTTTCATCAGAGGAAGCCATTGTTGCAGGAAACATAGCAAATTTTCTGCCACGCTCAATTACATCTTTCATGACCAGATTATCTACAATTCGAGTTAAATTAAACCTTCCAGAGATAAAATAATTGTAAATATGAAGATAATCAGGATATCTTAGTGCAAAATTAAAATAAGCATTTCTATAAGCAAAAATTTTATCAATACCCTTTTCTACAGTTCCAATCTCTTTTTCTATTAGAGATTTCATAATTTCAGCGCCTCGAAGGACAACTGCAAAAAAAAGGCTGTCTTTATTATCAAAATACAAATAAAGGGTCGCTTTACTCATTCCAACATCCTTAGCGATGTCATTCATTGAAACATCATCATAGCCTTTAGAAAAGAATAATCTTTCAGCAGTACTGATTATCTCTTCCCGCTTCTGTTTTCTTTTCATTTCCTTTCTTTCTAAAGACATCATAATCACTCTGATCATAAATAAAAAGATGTTACTTACTTTATAATTTTAATATAATATATGTTTAGCCGGTAAAAATAATTTAATAAAACTTAATTGAGTTTTTAACATATGAATTGATACATCAAATGCTTTTTAAAAAGAGGAGAATTAAAAAATTCTCCAAACTGGACTTTTTTAATCCAATTGGTGATTTACTATAAAGTTTGGATTAAAAAAAATCTAGAATGAGCTAATTACGTCTCCAAGTAATTTTATGGATTTTTCTTTGTCAGGCCCAATTGGGGAACCTGCAACATACTGGGTTACGCCCATTTCTCCGAGAGCTTCGATTTTTGGTATGAAGTCATCAGGAGTTCCACAAACAGAGAACGCGTTCATTAAGTCATCAGTTACAGCTCCAATTGCTCCACCGAAGTCTCCTTTACCTAAGAATTCTCCGAATTTAGCACCGGTATCTGCAGGTAGACCGTGTCTTTCGAATACTGGTGGTGGTGAACCAGCAGCAATGAAAGCAACAACAATTTTTGCTGCGCCTGTAGCTTTACCAGCGTCGTCATCAATAGAACAACAGGTGTATGCTGCTACATCTACGTCGCTTATACTTTTACCAGCAGCTTCTGCTCCTTCTTTTATGAGAGGAACTGCAGCTTCAAAGTCTTTTGGGTTTGATGCGTTAATTAATGCACCGTCAGATACTTCACCAGCGGTTTTAAGCATCATAGGACCTTGTGCACCCATGTAAATAGGGATTTTTTCCTGAACAGCTTTGGTACCGCCTAATTGTGCACCGCTGTCTGTTTTTTTACCAGCCATTAATGTTTCCATCATGGCGATTGCACTTTTAATTGTGCTTACTGGTTTTGTCCATTCAATTCCTAATGCATCGAAGGTTGCTTTGTCACCAGGACCAATACCTAAGGTTGCTCTTCCGTTGGAGAGTTCATCAAGAGTTGTAATTGCGGAAGCTGTTATTGCTGGGCTTCTTACATATGGGTTGGTTACACCAGGACCCATTTTGATGGTTTCAGTTCCTTCGGCGAGTAATGCCAGGGTTTCGTATACGTTCTTGTTGTTGTAGTGGTCTGTAATCCATGCGTATTCAAAACCTACGTCTTCAGCTAATTTGACTAATTTAACTATTTTGCTTATAGGTTCATTTGGAACAAATTCTATACCAAATTTCATACTATGTACCTCCAAAAAATCCTCAAAAATTCTGTGAATTTTTGGGACATGTGAAAACCTTCGTTTTTTACGGTTGCAAAGCAGAGCTTCGCAAACATCGAAAATCGAAGATTTTCGCTAATTTTTTATTTTTTTTGGGTCCTAAAATTTAATCTGAATTTTGAGGGCCTCCAAAATTTTTTATTTTGGGGTTCGAAAAACCACAGCTGTCGAAAATCCATAATTTTCGACGTTGAAGGAAATCTATGATTTCCTGAACTGCAAAAATATAGTTTTTGGATGCGTCAAAATTCAAAGAATTTTGACAGGTTTTTCTCAACCTCCAAAAATTTCGGCAATTTATAACCAATGGTAAATATTTTGTAAAACCACTGGTCATAATTTAGGGTAACTGTCGGTTATTATTTATAAATGTTTTTGTTTTTTCTTAAACAATATTTAAAAATCATAATAAATCAAAGAACATTGCCATAGTTATTATTCATTACTATCAGGCATACTTCTGCTGAAGAACTCGGTGATCTCCACTTAAATGAAATTTATCACAAATCACCCTATAAAAATGTGGAATTACAAATAAATTATTAAAAGCAGCATACGATTAAAAATAAACATATGGTACTGCTTATTATACAAAAGAAAACATTAATAACTCAAATAACTTTTATTGATGTTTATAAAAGAGTATATCCATGTTTTATATGAAAATTTTAAGAAAATTTAAAAGGTTTCTTAACTATTTATATCCATAAATTTATAGGATGTATAACATTTAAATTAATTTAAGTATATAAGTTAATATCAAATTAGAATTAATTTTCATAATATAAATAAAGCTAATCGGTGATTTTATGGCAAAAAGAGATAAAAAGAGCCTTCCACCAAGTGGAGCCGGCCTTGTAAGATATTTCGAAGAAGAAACAAGAGGACCAAAATTAACACCCGAACAGGTTATAATTGGAAGTGCACTACTCGGAGTAATCTGTATAGCACTACGTTTTACAGTACCAACTTAATTAAAAAAAATTTTAGACTAGAGAGATACACATGGCAATTCACCCTATTGAATACAGGTACGGAACAGAAGAAATGCGAAATGTCTGGGAAGAAGAAAATAAACTTCAAAAAATGCTCGATGTTGAAGCTGCTCTTGCAGAAGCAGAATCCGAATTTGGCTTAGTTCCAAAGGAAGCTTCGGCCCAGATACGAGAAAAAGCAAATACAAAAGATGTTACACTGGAAAGAGTAAAAGAGATTGAAAGACAAACCAATCACGATATTGCATCCATTGTAAAAGCTCTTGCAGAAGCATGTGAAGGAGAGGCAGGAGAATATGTTCATTTTGGAGCAACCTCCAATGATATAATCGATACATCACAGTCACTTCTTTTTAAAGAATCAATAGAAATTTTAAGGGAAAAACTGGTTAAAGTTACTAAAACCCTTCTTAATCTAGCTGAAGAACATAAAAATACTGTTTGTATTGGAAGAACCCATGGACAGCATGCGCTTCCGCTAACTTACGGTATGAAATTTGCATTATGGGCAGATGAGTTCCACAGGCAGATTGAAAGGATGGACGAATGTAAAAACCGTTTGTGCGTGGGCATGCTAACTGGTGCAGTTGGTACTATAGCAGCGCTCGGTAAAGAGGGTTTAGACGTTCACAAAAGAGTATCTGAAATCTTAGACCTTAAACCAGTTTTAATCTCAAACCAGATCGTGCAGAGGGACAACCACGCAGAATTCATTATGGACCTTGCAAATATAGCAAGTACCCTTGACAAAATTGCTGTAGAAATTAGAAGTCTTCAAAGGACTGAAATTAAGGAAGTTGGGGAAAAATTCGACCCTAAAAAACAGGTCGGCAGCAGCACAATGCCCCATAAAAGAAATCCAATTACAGCAGAAAGAATCAATGGAGTATCCCGAGTAATACGTTCTTATGTTACTCCTGCACTTGAAAACAACCCATTATGGCATGAAAGAGACCTTACAAACTCTTCCTGTGAGAGAATAATTCTTCCAGAGTCATGTATCCTTACAGATTACATACTCAATCTAACAAACAAATTACTCAACAATCTTGTCTTTTATCCAGAAAACATTGAAAGAAACCTTAACTGTACCCACGGACTGATAATGGCAGAAAGATTCATGGCAGAACTTACAAGAAGAGGAATGGGAAGGCAAACCGCCTATGCCCTGGCAAGAGACTGTTCAATGGAAGCTTACGAAAAAAATACAGGACTGCTGGATACAGTTTTAACAAATGATGAAATTAAACAGTATTTATCAGAGGCTGAAATTAGAGAAATAATGGATCCTCACACTTACATCGGATCATCTGTTAAAATAGTAGATAATGTTCTGGAAGCATCAAAAGAATGGTTCTAACCTTATTATTTCTTTTTTTATTGTTTATTACAGGCATTACTTATTTAATACTTCCAATTTATTTAGAAACTCATTTTCATATTAACTCACCATTTTAGTTTTTTTAAATTGTTTATTTTAATTAAGCACCTAAGACCTGATTTTATCCTCAACTCCACTAATTTTTCAACAAAGAGAGTTATTTCAGGATTCAAATAGAAAAAAATATATGTTAATGTCACAAAATATAAACTAAGTATAATTAGAACTTAAAAGGAGGTAAAAAAATGGTAGATGTAAAAGAAATTAAATCTGTGGAATTAGCACCTTTCACATTGATGTCATCATCGATACATGCAATTCTGGCATTTATTGCAGCCATAATAACTTTAATCGCATTCGGAATCATAGCAGCCTTAGTCCCTCAAGCTAGTGTCTTTGGATCAGTTATTACATCCGCAGGAGCCGCTTTAATTATAATATATCCTATAGCAGCATTCTTTATATACTTAGCTATAAGTTTCTTCACCATACTGCTTTACAATGGTTTAGCACCTAGATTAGGTGGTATAAAACTAGGATTAGAAGGAAATGAAGTAACAAATATCCCTGTAGTTTCATTTTCACTAATATTAGCAGTTATAGAAACAATATGGGCCTTTATTATAGGAGTATTTTTAGCAGCTGCAATTACACCAGTATTTACAGCTTTAAGCAGTTCCATCCCAGTTGTATCACAGGCTATTGCCAACGCCACCAATGCTACAAACATGACCATCCCTACAGGACAGGCTGTAGCAGCAGGAGGAGTATTCTTAGCCATAATCCTAATTATTGGACTGCCAATAATGGCGTTTATATTTGGATTTATTGGTAATGCATTAGCAGCGATATTCTACAACTATATAGCCACAAAAGTTTCTAAAATACAGTTAAACTTTGATGCAGTTACTGGAACATTGAAAAACCTGACTTCTATACCTGTTGTACCAACATCACTGGCTGTAGCAATCGTTTTCACT
It encodes:
- a CDS encoding TetR/AcrR family transcriptional regulator, which gives rise to MSLERKEMKRKQKREEIISTAERLFFSKGYDDVSMNDIAKDVGMSKATLYLYFDNKDSLFFAVVLRGAEIMKSLIEKEIGTVEKGIDKIFAYRNAYFNFALRYPDYLHIYNYFISGRFNLTRIVDNLVMKDVIERGRKFAMFPATMASSDENERQIMEIRKDILILLINSIKTGIEDGSVDKKIQIIEMAILIKSMTESSLNMPPDLVKTLEIRGINSKKYFLDINNLLNSLFKS
- the mer gene encoding 5,10-methylenetetrahydromethanopterin reductase, with product MKFGIEFVPNEPISKIVKLVKLAEDVGFEYAWITDHYNNKNVYETLALLAEGTETIKMGPGVTNPYVRSPAITASAITTLDELSNGRATLGIGPGDKATFDALGIEWTKPVSTIKSAIAMMETLMAGKKTDSGAQLGGTKAVQEKIPIYMGAQGPMMLKTAGEVSDGALINASNPKDFEAAVPLIKEGAEAAGKSISDVDVAAYTCCSIDDDAGKATGAAKIVVAFIAAGSPPPVFERHGLPADTGAKFGEFLGKGDFGGAIGAVTDDLMNAFSVCGTPDDFIPKIEALGEMGVTQYVAGSPIGPDKEKSIKLLGDVISSF
- the purB gene encoding adenylosuccinate lyase gives rise to the protein MAIHPIEYRYGTEEMRNVWEEENKLQKMLDVEAALAEAESEFGLVPKEASAQIREKANTKDVTLERVKEIERQTNHDIASIVKALAEACEGEAGEYVHFGATSNDIIDTSQSLLFKESIEILREKLVKVTKTLLNLAEEHKNTVCIGRTHGQHALPLTYGMKFALWADEFHRQIERMDECKNRLCVGMLTGAVGTIAALGKEGLDVHKRVSEILDLKPVLISNQIVQRDNHAEFIMDLANIASTLDKIAVEIRSLQRTEIKEVGEKFDPKKQVGSSTMPHKRNPITAERINGVSRVIRSYVTPALENNPLWHERDLTNSSCERIILPESCILTDYILNLTNKLLNNLVFYPENIERNLNCTHGLIMAERFMAELTRRGMGRQTAYALARDCSMEAYEKNTGLLDTVLTNDEIKQYLSEAEIREIMDPHTYIGSSVKIVDNVLEASKEWF
- a CDS encoding preprotein translocase subunit Sec61beta, with amino-acid sequence MAKRDKKSLPPSGAGLVRYFEEETRGPKLTPEQVIIGSALLGVICIALRFTVPT